One window from the genome of Streptomyces cadmiisoli encodes:
- a CDS encoding GAF and ANTAR domain-containing protein: MTVRPWDEPDRAWAADAIAEGVRGAGPGEIPKRLCHVAVRLLPVSGASVSLCSGGMPVPLGAGDERAALLMEIQATLGDGPCLHAARTGAPVIAADLSGRDAHRWPVFAQQATAAGVRAVYALPLGDSGGCVGTLDLYRDTPGVLSTRELHTATLMAGVMTVALSALPTDDPTGSRTVDGFWLSELATEHDEVHQAIGMIMAQLGVASDEALARLRGHAFARGLTVLDVAHEVVAHRERFERD, encoded by the coding sequence GTGACCGTGCGGCCCTGGGACGAACCGGACCGGGCGTGGGCCGCCGACGCGATCGCCGAAGGGGTCCGGGGCGCCGGTCCCGGGGAGATCCCGAAGAGGCTGTGCCATGTCGCGGTCCGGCTGCTGCCGGTGAGCGGCGCGAGTGTGTCGTTGTGCAGCGGAGGCATGCCCGTGCCGCTCGGCGCCGGCGACGAGCGGGCCGCCCTGCTGATGGAGATCCAGGCCACCCTCGGCGACGGACCCTGTCTGCACGCCGCCCGCACCGGCGCGCCCGTGATCGCCGCCGACCTGTCCGGCCGGGACGCGCACCGCTGGCCGGTCTTCGCCCAGCAGGCCACCGCGGCCGGCGTACGGGCCGTCTACGCGCTGCCCCTCGGGGACAGCGGCGGATGCGTGGGCACCCTCGACCTGTACCGCGACACCCCCGGTGTGCTCAGCACCCGTGAACTGCACACCGCGACCCTGATGGCGGGGGTCATGACGGTCGCCCTGTCGGCGCTGCCGACCGATGACCCGACCGGCAGCCGGACCGTCGACGGGTTCTGGCTGAGCGAACTGGCCACCGAGCACGACGAGGTGCACCAGGCCATCGGCATGATCATGGCCCAGCTGGGCGTCGCCTCCGACGAGGCGCTGGCCCGGCTGCGCGGGCACGCGTTCGCGCGCGGCCTGACCGTGCTGGACGTGGCACACGAGGTGGTGGCACACCGGGAACGCTTCGAGCGGGACTGA
- a CDS encoding helix-turn-helix domain-containing protein gives MAKRDDPETIGRRVQQLRHERGLTQRQLAEPAYTPAYISTLEAGRVRPSDTALRHLAERLGVAFDELATGRPAHVATDLRLRLTEAQRTLATGAAQEAADLYAALLAEAETYGLVEERATALLGLGECGLDTGDLTAARRHFERAEQALSEADAPLPARVPALRGRAVSHYLAGELRYAVYLLESTLDELNRGGLHDPDALLLLYASAIGPYMDMGAHARAAQAAEVALALAPQAGDPALVARMHRQVARTLVAEGRLAEADASLAKAAEMYRQLQIRTELANCHWMRGYVYAQNGQLERAEEELRAAQTMLSAKRAALYSSQVAVELADVLHRRGKSDEAGTLLRDVLGDLSSERGAVHAAAAHRLLGRIAEDARNTDAAEEHYVRALSLLERAGAAGDLADLCRLLGDLLRRTGRVEAALDAYRTGLGHRTAPGTTTLGPAPAQPPL, from the coding sequence ATGGCTAAGCGGGACGACCCCGAGACCATCGGACGCAGAGTGCAACAGCTGCGGCACGAGCGCGGCTTGACCCAGCGGCAGTTGGCGGAACCCGCCTACACACCCGCGTACATCTCCACGTTGGAGGCCGGCCGGGTCCGCCCGTCCGACACCGCGCTGCGGCATCTCGCCGAGCGGCTCGGTGTCGCCTTCGACGAACTGGCCACGGGGCGCCCCGCCCATGTCGCCACCGATCTGCGGCTGCGGCTGACCGAGGCGCAGCGCACGCTCGCCACGGGCGCGGCGCAGGAGGCGGCCGACCTGTACGCCGCGCTGCTCGCGGAGGCGGAGACGTACGGACTGGTGGAGGAGCGGGCCACCGCGCTGCTGGGGCTCGGCGAGTGCGGTCTGGACACCGGTGACCTGACCGCCGCCCGCCGCCACTTCGAACGCGCCGAACAGGCGCTGAGCGAGGCCGACGCCCCGCTGCCGGCCCGGGTCCCCGCCCTGCGCGGCAGGGCCGTCTCCCACTACCTGGCCGGGGAGCTGCGGTACGCGGTCTACCTCCTCGAATCCACCCTCGACGAACTCAACCGCGGCGGGCTGCACGACCCGGACGCCCTGCTGCTGCTCTACGCCAGCGCGATAGGCCCGTACATGGACATGGGCGCCCACGCGCGGGCCGCCCAGGCCGCGGAGGTGGCGCTCGCCCTGGCGCCACAGGCGGGCGACCCGGCGCTGGTGGCACGGATGCACCGCCAGGTCGCCCGCACCCTGGTCGCCGAGGGCCGGCTCGCCGAGGCCGACGCCTCGCTGGCCAAGGCCGCCGAGATGTACCGCCAGCTCCAGATCCGCACGGAACTCGCCAACTGCCACTGGATGCGCGGCTACGTCTACGCCCAGAACGGCCAGCTGGAGCGCGCCGAGGAGGAACTGCGCGCCGCCCAGACCATGCTGTCCGCCAAGCGCGCCGCCCTCTACAGCAGCCAGGTCGCCGTCGAGCTCGCGGACGTGCTGCACCGGCGCGGCAAGTCCGACGAGGCCGGCACCCTGCTGCGCGACGTGCTGGGGGACCTGTCCTCCGAGCGCGGCGCCGTGCACGCGGCCGCCGCGCACCGTCTGCTCGGCCGGATCGCGGAGGACGCCCGGAACACGGACGCGGCCGAGGAGCACTACGTACGGGCGCTCAGCCTGCTGGAACGCGCGGGTGCCGCCGGTGACCTGGCCGATCTGTGCCGGCTCCTGGGCGACCTGCTGCGCCGCACCGGCCGGGTGGAGGCGGCCCTGGACGCCTACCGCACCGGCCTGGGTCACCGTACGGCCCCCGGCACCACCACGCTGGGCCCCGCACCCGCCCAACCGCCCCTGTAG
- a CDS encoding extracellular solute-binding protein yields the protein MARRLAALLVLLLLAGCTGGGGPGAAPSADVQGDIVVASGRDVTGRNGIRQQLIDVWNRQQEKANTGYRARLVELPGSADEQRSQLLGALQSGSASYDVVNLDVTWVPEFAAAGLVRALPDDVLDSDVIESVAGTARWDGRVYAAPFNSDVGLLYYRRDHLRDGGVQRTDLSGGLDWRELEELVNTLDEHRPEGYEKGWTTQLAPYEGRTVNAVEAFASAVPDLALTDGDGRYRATVAQLTEGVAELRRRTQAPYLLQDAVHSDEAASMADFAEGRTTFLRHWPYAYGALHQSLTDEQLGVAPLPGRAVLGGQNLAVAEGSQRSAKAVELIKFLTGEDSERCLLDAGFAATRVSAYTDDSVRCTAAPGSPSPSGESADRIPRDAAGRPAHAARILLPALRRAVQRPRTALYGAFTQTFTARLGALFSDRPPGDAALAADLDEALRRALPD from the coding sequence ATGGCCCGCCGGCTGGCCGCGCTGCTGGTCCTGCTGCTGCTCGCCGGGTGCACCGGCGGCGGCGGTCCGGGCGCCGCGCCCTCGGCCGACGTGCAGGGCGACATCGTGGTCGCCAGCGGCCGGGACGTCACCGGCAGGAACGGCATCCGCCAGCAGCTGATCGACGTCTGGAACCGGCAGCAGGAGAAGGCGAACACCGGTTACCGCGCCCGGCTCGTGGAACTCCCCGGCAGCGCCGACGAACAGCGCAGCCAGCTCCTCGGCGCCCTCCAGTCCGGCAGCGCGTCCTACGACGTGGTGAACCTCGACGTGACCTGGGTGCCGGAGTTCGCCGCGGCCGGTCTGGTCCGCGCGCTGCCCGACGACGTGCTGGACTCCGACGTGATCGAGTCCGTCGCCGGTACGGCCCGATGGGACGGGCGCGTGTACGCGGCGCCCTTCAACAGCGACGTCGGTCTGCTCTACTACCGGCGCGACCACCTCCGGGACGGCGGCGTGCAGCGCACCGACCTGAGCGGCGGCCTCGACTGGCGGGAGCTGGAGGAACTGGTCAACACCCTGGACGAGCACCGGCCCGAGGGCTACGAGAAGGGCTGGACCACGCAGCTCGCCCCGTACGAGGGGCGCACCGTCAACGCCGTCGAGGCGTTCGCGTCCGCCGTGCCGGACCTCGCCCTCACCGACGGCGACGGCCGCTACCGGGCCACCGTCGCCCAGTTGACGGAGGGCGTCGCCGAGCTGCGCCGGCGCACCCAGGCGCCGTACCTCCTCCAGGACGCCGTCCACTCCGACGAGGCCGCGTCGATGGCGGACTTCGCCGAGGGCCGCACCACGTTCCTGCGGCACTGGCCGTACGCCTACGGCGCCCTGCACCAGTCGCTGACCGACGAGCAGCTAGGGGTGGCCCCGCTGCCCGGCCGGGCGGTGCTCGGCGGCCAGAACCTCGCGGTGGCCGAGGGCTCCCAGCGGTCGGCGAAGGCGGTCGAGCTGATCAAGTTCCTCACCGGCGAGGACAGCGAACGCTGCCTGCTGGACGCGGGGTTCGCGGCGACGCGGGTGTCGGCCTACACCGACGACTCGGTGCGCTGCACCGCGGCCCCCGGCTCGCCCTCGCCGTCCGGGGAGAGCGCCGACCGCATACCGCGCGACGCCGCGGGCCGCCCCGCCCACGCCGCCCGCATCCTGCTCCCGGCGCTGCGCCGGGCCGTGCAGCGTCCGCGCACCGCGCTGTACGGCGCGTTCACCCAGACCTTCACCGCGCGCCTGGGCGCGCTGTTCTCCGACCGCCCGCCGGGCGACGCCGCGCTGGCGGCGGACCTCGACGAGGCGCTGCGCAGGGCCCTGCCGGACTGA
- a CDS encoding vWA domain-containing protein, with product MTRFDPRGRKNRALLVGVSAYDFTEPPHGVPGPLPAVGHNLDRLSDVLAAGRVFAEDEVTVARSPSLDDFDRALRTAAEEAEGLLLLYFAGHGAIPSAGDELFLQMRNASVIAGGHAVFPGAEMFTTVLTWLASSPAERIVVVLDCCFAGNAGWIWETFRDKRRVLLLMSVQANHRIDAGDARTPTPFTGQLLDLLDVPGELGFCELSDGLRARMAEGRLETLRGEPWTPQSRTEPDEDVLLSARGPAPAAGGPGTPDPPGQERPTPSAREPTGGRPAGPRPGPARRRVRLPRPVRAGRRAGTVAAVLLIAAALGLGIHGLLGLVGGSAPCAPALELRVLTDPDLEATVGAAAEAYLTSDRNTGDDGCRRSGITVYSAGSADAVTALRRESGAWHEPREDLNPQRDIGPQPDVWIPATLADVARVTTHQDTDALARLEPDDRLIAYSPMVLAVPRGMGVLSLDERAGRPLSEMIRALHERHRDAEVRRPDPEFADGALLATTALFGPPGSDPSRIEREIDPGGPPSPTAADLMCALPDDAAADRRTAAIVPEFLMRSGVGCDRTTRTPRLAQYPGDVPGLEPVFVRVRWQGADLDRSARDDAAGDFRDWLTGDGGEAVFAEAGFRAPDGNRALLETDGRIPEGVLRAPAPLVESAGRDAMETALRKYRDARGPGRVLFLLDSSGSMATRWDGPSGGPGLLAQSLGGLGERDEYGVWAVAGTAPGRSYETLLPFGPHSRGSAREALGGRARVRDAEADPYAALLAALDEMAGRGADDDRPQLIVHLTDDEDAGRLTGARLDDVLDRARSANVPVATVSLVSGGCAAGKPGARISAAAGGRCLDADDELGAGLAAEVARTGTGEG from the coding sequence GTGACCCGTTTCGACCCGCGGGGGCGGAAGAACCGGGCGCTGCTGGTGGGTGTCTCCGCGTACGACTTCACCGAGCCGCCGCACGGGGTGCCGGGCCCGCTGCCGGCCGTCGGGCACAACCTGGACCGGCTCTCGGACGTACTGGCCGCGGGCCGGGTGTTCGCCGAGGACGAGGTGACGGTCGCCCGGTCGCCGTCCCTGGACGACTTCGACCGCGCGCTGCGCACCGCGGCCGAGGAGGCCGAGGGCCTGCTCCTGCTGTACTTCGCCGGGCACGGCGCGATTCCCAGCGCGGGTGACGAGCTGTTCCTCCAGATGCGCAACGCGAGCGTGATCGCGGGCGGGCACGCCGTCTTCCCCGGCGCGGAGATGTTCACCACCGTGCTGACCTGGCTGGCCAGCAGTCCGGCCGAGCGGATCGTGGTGGTCCTCGACTGCTGCTTCGCGGGCAACGCCGGCTGGATATGGGAGACCTTCCGGGACAAGCGGCGCGTACTGCTGCTGATGAGCGTGCAGGCCAACCACCGCATCGACGCGGGCGACGCACGGACACCGACGCCGTTCACCGGACAGCTGCTGGACCTGCTGGACGTGCCGGGCGAGCTGGGCTTTTGCGAGCTGTCGGACGGGCTGCGCGCCCGGATGGCCGAGGGCCGCCTGGAGACCCTGCGCGGCGAGCCCTGGACCCCGCAGAGCCGGACCGAACCCGACGAGGACGTGCTGCTGTCGGCCCGCGGCCCCGCCCCGGCGGCCGGCGGACCCGGCACCCCGGACCCGCCGGGGCAGGAACGCCCCACCCCGTCGGCGCGCGAGCCGACCGGCGGACGGCCTGCCGGCCCGCGGCCCGGCCCCGCCCGCCGCCGGGTTCGCCTCCCTCGCCCGGTACGGGCCGGGCGCCGCGCCGGCACGGTGGCGGCCGTCCTCCTCATCGCGGCCGCCCTGGGCCTCGGCATCCACGGTCTGCTGGGCCTGGTGGGCGGGTCCGCTCCGTGCGCGCCGGCGCTCGAACTGCGCGTCCTGACCGATCCCGACCTGGAGGCGACGGTCGGCGCGGCGGCCGAGGCGTATCTGACGTCGGATCGGAACACCGGCGACGACGGCTGCCGGCGCAGCGGCATCACCGTCTACAGCGCGGGCTCCGCCGACGCGGTCACCGCGCTGCGCCGCGAGTCCGGCGCCTGGCACGAGCCCCGCGAGGACCTCAACCCGCAGCGCGACATCGGTCCGCAGCCGGACGTCTGGATCCCCGCCACACTCGCGGACGTCGCCCGGGTCACCACCCACCAGGACACGGACGCCCTCGCCCGCCTGGAGCCGGACGACCGGCTGATCGCGTACTCCCCGATGGTGCTGGCGGTGCCGCGGGGCATGGGCGTCCTCTCGCTGGACGAACGGGCCGGACGCCCGCTCTCCGAGATGATCCGCGCCCTGCACGAGCGGCACCGGGACGCCGAGGTGCGCCGCCCGGACCCGGAGTTCGCGGACGGGGCGCTGCTCGCCACCACGGCGCTTTTCGGCCCGCCCGGCTCCGACCCGAGCCGGATCGAGCGGGAGATCGACCCCGGTGGCCCGCCCTCCCCCACGGCCGCCGACCTGATGTGCGCGCTGCCCGACGACGCCGCCGCCGACCGGCGCACCGCGGCCATCGTGCCGGAGTTCCTGATGCGCAGCGGCGTCGGCTGCGACCGGACGACGCGCACCCCGCGGCTCGCCCAGTACCCGGGCGACGTACCGGGCCTGGAGCCCGTGTTCGTCCGGGTGCGCTGGCAGGGCGCCGACCTCGACCGGTCCGCCCGGGACGACGCCGCCGGCGACTTCCGCGACTGGCTCACCGGGGACGGCGGAGAGGCCGTGTTCGCCGAGGCCGGGTTCCGCGCCCCGGACGGCAACCGTGCCCTGCTGGAGACGGACGGGAGGATTCCCGAGGGGGTGCTGCGGGCGCCGGCCCCGCTCGTCGAGTCCGCCGGGCGGGACGCGATGGAGACGGCGCTGAGGAAGTACCGCGACGCCCGCGGGCCCGGCCGGGTGCTGTTCCTGCTCGACAGTTCCGGTTCGATGGCCACGCGATGGGACGGTCCCAGCGGCGGGCCCGGACTGCTCGCGCAGTCCCTCGGCGGGCTCGGCGAGCGCGACGAGTACGGCGTGTGGGCGGTCGCGGGCACCGCCCCGGGACGCTCGTACGAGACGCTGCTGCCGTTCGGCCCGCACAGCCGCGGCAGCGCGCGGGAGGCGCTCGGCGGGCGGGCCCGGGTCCGGGACGCCGAGGCCGATCCGTACGCCGCCCTGCTCGCCGCGCTCGACGAGATGGCCGGCCGGGGCGCCGACGACGACCGGCCCCAGCTGATCGTCCACCTCACCGACGACGAGGACGCCGGCCGGCTGACCGGCGCGCGCCTCGACGACGTGCTGGACCGGGCGCGCTCCGCGAACGTGCCGGTCGCCACGGTGTCCCTGGTGAGCGGCGGCTGCGCGGCCGGAAAGCCGGGGGCGCGGATCTCCGCGGCGGCCGGTGGCCGCTGTCTGGACGCCGACGACGAACTCGGCGCCGGCCTGGCCGCCGAGGTGGCCCGCACCGGAACGGGGGAGGGCTGA
- a CDS encoding PP2C family protein-serine/threonine phosphatase, translated as MEPVSGAGDGRRRLLDRYARAGRADAFGERWPLRVRGRSVAWVAPLLLLAGIVVLDAYTGADFRIISWIVLVPGIAAAICGVWGTVLYGVLALVTYLVADSYFPDAYRAGMPDFVLVAIGGVLAVLACLVRLRAQAHHLRMRDIAETTGRTVLRPLPTGWGGLEHAAVYLPAESDARIGGDFYDIQPGLHGTRVLVGDVQGKGLGAVETAAVLLCAFREAGYHEGELSTVAERLEVRMGRHRRHMADLGRTPEPRFATAVLLGFPDDARDVVDVVNFGHEPPLVAGPCGVRRLPLGDGLPLGLAELASAATPGGPPLPTLRRFPLAQGETLLLTTDGVTEARDGTGCFYPLAAEVTRVLAADERAARPRKLVALVREGVLRHCGGHLADDTTVFAVRRL; from the coding sequence ATGGAGCCCGTGAGCGGTGCCGGCGACGGCAGACGGCGGCTCCTCGACCGGTATGCCCGCGCCGGGCGCGCGGACGCGTTCGGCGAGCGGTGGCCGCTGCGGGTGCGAGGCCGCAGCGTCGCCTGGGTCGCTCCGCTGCTGCTGCTCGCCGGGATCGTGGTGCTCGACGCCTACACCGGCGCAGACTTCCGGATCATCTCGTGGATCGTGCTGGTGCCCGGTATCGCCGCCGCGATCTGCGGGGTCTGGGGCACGGTGCTGTACGGGGTGCTGGCCCTGGTGACGTACCTCGTCGCGGACAGCTACTTCCCCGACGCGTACCGGGCCGGGATGCCCGACTTCGTCCTGGTCGCGATCGGCGGTGTGCTCGCCGTGCTGGCGTGTCTGGTGCGGCTGCGCGCGCAGGCGCACCATCTGCGGATGCGGGACATCGCCGAGACCACCGGCCGGACCGTGCTGCGTCCGCTGCCCACGGGGTGGGGCGGGCTCGAACACGCGGCGGTGTACCTCCCCGCGGAGAGCGACGCGCGCATCGGGGGCGACTTCTACGACATCCAGCCGGGACTGCACGGCACCCGGGTCCTGGTCGGTGACGTGCAGGGCAAGGGGCTGGGGGCGGTGGAGACGGCCGCGGTGCTGCTGTGCGCGTTCCGGGAGGCCGGGTACCACGAGGGGGAACTGTCGACGGTCGCCGAGCGCCTGGAGGTGCGGATGGGGCGCCACCGCCGGCACATGGCCGATCTGGGGCGGACGCCGGAACCGCGGTTCGCCACGGCCGTACTGCTGGGGTTCCCGGACGACGCCCGCGACGTGGTGGACGTCGTGAACTTCGGGCACGAGCCGCCGTTGGTCGCCGGGCCGTGCGGGGTACGGAGGCTGCCGCTGGGCGACGGGCTGCCGTTGGGGCTCGCGGAGCTCGCGAGCGCGGCGACACCGGGTGGGCCGCCGCTGCCGACGCTGCGGCGATTTCCGCTGGCCCAGGGGGAGACGCTGCTGCTGACCACGGACGGTGTGACGGAGGCCCGGGACGGCACGGGCTGCTTCTATCCGCTGGCGGCGGAGGTGACCCGGGTGCTGGCCGCGGACGAGCGGGCCGCACGGCCGCGCAAGCTGGTGGCGCTCGTCCGGGAGGGCGTGCTGCGCCACTGCGGCGGCCACCTCGCCGACGACACGACGGTGTTCGCGGTACGCAGACTGTGA